The following is a genomic window from Synechococcus sp. JA-2-3B'a(2-13).
GGGGAGGGATCCCGGCCTCATCCAGAATGCGGGGGATGAGGTGCTCGGCTTTGACGGCCATCAGATGCACCCCATGGCAGATCTGGCGGGCCTGCCGCACCTGTTCGGCGGCAATGCGGATCCCTTCTTCGAGGGGGTGGGCGGCGTTGGCCAGCCGCTGGATAATCTCGTCTGGGATCTTCACTCCTGGCAGGTTGCGGTTGATAAACTCGGCATTTTTGGCCGACTTGAGCAAAAAGATGCCAGCCAGGATGGGCTTGCCGGCGGGACGGCCCAACTTATCCATGAAGCGCTCCAGCTGCTCGAAGTCGGTGACCATCTGGCTTTGGAAAAATTGGGCCCCGTTTTCCAGCTTGCGGTGGAAGCGCCGCTCCAGGCCGGAAAAGCTGCCCGATTGGGGTTCTACCGCTGCCCCTGCCAACAGATGCGTGCCCCCATCCGGGAGAGGTTTGCCATTGCAATCGAGGCCGTTGTTCAGCCGCTGGATAAGCTGCAGCAAGCGCACCGACTCCAGATCGAATACG
Proteins encoded in this region:
- a CDS encoding methylenetetrahydrofolate reductase, with protein sequence MALIPSSPPLSRFAQAIQRGEFLLTAEITPPKGSDTSTLLSLAQQLKGRVHAINITDSNRAMARMSPLAASVLLHQAGVEPILQLACRDRNRLALQGDLLGASALGLRNVLALTGDPIHIGDCPDARPVFDLESVRLLQLIQRLNNGLDCNGKPLPDGGTHLLAGAAVEPQSGSFSGLERRFHRKLENGAQFFQSQMVTDFEQLERFMDKLGRPAGKPILAGIFLLKSAKNAEFINRNLPGVKIPDEIIQRLANAAHPLEEGIRIAAEQVRQARQICHGVHLMAVKAEHLIPRILDEAGIPPLTG